TAGGCTTACAAATTTGGTTGTAATTCTTGACATTATTTAAACCGCGTATCATGATTTTTCACAACCTATTGGAGAGATAAAACGATGGCTCATGCTTGCTGTGGTCCCGGCTACGCTTCTCCTGAAGCAGCAACAAAAGCAGAACGTGAAAAGGTACTATATACAGTTGCACTCTACACAGGTTCAAGTATTGTTGAACCAGATTATCTTGCAACCCTAGACGTTGATCCCAACTCTCCCACATACGCCCAAGTGATTCACCGCCTGCCAATGCCTTATGTTGGCGATGAACTCCACCATTTTGGCTGGAATGCTTGTAGTTCTTGTCACGGCGATGCTAGTAAATCTCGGCGTTTTATGGTGATTCCTGGTCAACGTTCCAGTAGAATTCACATTGTAGATACAGCGGATATCAAAGCCCCGAAACTTCACAAAGTTATTGAACCGGAGGAAATCAAGGAAAAAACCAATTTGACAGCCCCTCATACCGTACATTGTCTAGCTGATGGTCATGTGATGATTTCCATGTTGGGTGATAGCGAAGGGAATGGTCCAGGTGGCTTTTTGTTGCTGGATGAAAATTTTGACATTGCTGGACGTTGGGAACGTAAAGCCGATGGTATGCGTTTCAACTACGACTTTTGGTATCAGCCGCGTCACAATATCATGGTGAGTAGTGAGTGGGCTGCACCCAAAACCTACTATCCTGGGTTTGACCTCAACGATGTAGCCGCTGGAAATTATGGTCACCAACTGCATTTTTGGGATTGGTCGAAACACGAAATTATCCAAAGTTTTGACTTAGATCAAGAAGGACTCATCCCCTTAGAAGTGCGCTTTCACCATAACCCTGATAGCACTCACGGGTTTGTTGGTGCTGCACTCAGCAGTAATGTTTGGCATTGGCACAAGTCTAACGGTCATTGGCAAGTTGAGAAAGTGATTGATGTACCATCCGTAGAAGTGGAAGGCTGGCCCATTCCTGTACCATCATTGATTACCGATATCCTGATTTCGATGGACGATCGCTACGTCTATTTCTCCAACTGGCTGCACGGAGATATCCGCCAATATGATATCACTGACCCCTCCCATCCTAAACTCACAGGTCAAGTTTGGGTCGGTGGCTTATTGGGCAAAACTGCCGAAATTCAAAGTCATAAACTGACTGGTGGACCGCAGATGCTACAACTGAGTCTTGATGGCAAACGGCTTTATGTGACTAATTCTCTGTTTAGCACTTGGGACAATCAGTTTTACCCTGACATAGCCAAGGCTGGTTCATATTTGTTGCAGATAGACTGCGATACTGAAAACGGAGGTCTCAAAATTAACGAGAATTTCTTCGTTGACTTTGGCAAAGAACCCGCAGGTCCATCTCGTGCTCATGAGATGCGATATCCTGGTGGCGATTCTACCTCTGATATTTGGATATAAAAAAGCATATGGCAGGCATCTTGCCTGCCGCAGAAAATATGTATAAAGTTGAACTTGTTAATCGCGACAACCAAGTTGTCCAAGTTGCAGAAAATCAGTACATATTAGATGCTGTGGAAGAAGCAGGTTTGCGCTTACCTGTGGGTTGTCGGTACGGTGCTTGTATCACTTGTGCGGCGCGTTTGATTGAAGGTCAGGTGGATCACTCTAGAACAGTTGTCCTCAAACCCGCACAGTCAGATCAAGGCTATGTGCTACTTTGCGTTGCCTATCCTCGCTCAGATTGCAAATTTGAAGTGGGTGTAGAGTGCCAGAACAAACTTTACATCAATCCTTTTAAAGGTGGTCGTTAGAGAAGCAGGGAACGCTTAACGCTTAACAGGCTTGATGGTCTGGTGGTATCCGTATTTTCTCATTAGTTCATGTCCTAATCTACCTGGCAACTGCTATACTACTCCCTTCCCGCCAAAAGAATACCGATTAAATGAACCACGTTAGCGTTTGCGCAGCGCCCCCTTAGGGGCTAGCGTGTCCGTAGGACATAGACGCGTTCGCGTTCGCGTAGCGTGTCCCCTTGGGACTCAGCGTGCGCCTTAGCGCATAGGACACGTTAGCGCAGCGTGCGCCCTTGGCGCATAGCA
This portion of the Brasilonema sennae CENA114 genome encodes:
- a CDS encoding selenium-binding family protein, whose product is MAHACCGPGYASPEAATKAEREKVLYTVALYTGSSIVEPDYLATLDVDPNSPTYAQVIHRLPMPYVGDELHHFGWNACSSCHGDASKSRRFMVIPGQRSSRIHIVDTADIKAPKLHKVIEPEEIKEKTNLTAPHTVHCLADGHVMISMLGDSEGNGPGGFLLLDENFDIAGRWERKADGMRFNYDFWYQPRHNIMVSSEWAAPKTYYPGFDLNDVAAGNYGHQLHFWDWSKHEIIQSFDLDQEGLIPLEVRFHHNPDSTHGFVGAALSSNVWHWHKSNGHWQVEKVIDVPSVEVEGWPIPVPSLITDILISMDDRYVYFSNWLHGDIRQYDITDPSHPKLTGQVWVGGLLGKTAEIQSHKLTGGPQMLQLSLDGKRLYVTNSLFSTWDNQFYPDIAKAGSYLLQIDCDTENGGLKINENFFVDFGKEPAGPSRAHEMRYPGGDSTSDIWI
- a CDS encoding 2Fe-2S iron-sulfur cluster-binding protein, whose amino-acid sequence is MYKVELVNRDNQVVQVAENQYILDAVEEAGLRLPVGCRYGACITCAARLIEGQVDHSRTVVLKPAQSDQGYVLLCVAYPRSDCKFEVGVECQNKLYINPFKGGR